In a single window of the Candidatus Neomarinimicrobiota bacterium genome:
- a CDS encoding class I SAM-dependent methyltransferase, with the protein MVDSQNIQKIEPYQRMAAYYDQLMDYIDYTTWVDDIETLVKPFDPGSTWLDISCGTGSMALLLAKRGYNMTAIDLSQHMIDIAIQKAGSTDIPVDFKIGNMVSYVDDQMYDVVINLHDGLNYLQDIADIQSFMDSTYKLLKPGGILLFDAVTPLLCQTHFRGYREIFNDEQGGYERLTNYDPISQLAESVFTLNTSEEGTVEVETHIQKAYELTDIESFCEHSKYGWWQILDDESLERGASESERFLVMLRKVT; encoded by the coding sequence ATGGTTGACAGTCAAAATATCCAAAAGATCGAACCCTACCAACGCATGGCTGCCTATTATGATCAGCTGATGGACTATATCGACTACACCACATGGGTAGATGATATAGAAACTTTAGTGAAACCCTTCGATCCAGGATCAACCTGGCTGGATATTTCTTGCGGAACCGGATCAATGGCTCTTCTTTTGGCAAAACGTGGATATAATATGACCGCTATCGATCTGAGCCAACACATGATCGACATTGCTATCCAGAAAGCTGGATCAACAGATATCCCCGTTGATTTTAAGATAGGCAATATGGTCAGTTATGTTGATGACCAGATGTACGATGTTGTAATCAATCTACATGATGGTTTAAATTATCTTCAGGATATTGCAGATATACAGTCGTTTATGGACTCAACTTACAAATTGCTTAAACCTGGTGGCATCCTCTTGTTTGATGCGGTTACACCCCTGCTCTGTCAGACCCATTTCCGGGGGTATCGAGAGATATTCAATGATGAACAGGGTGGTTATGAGCGCTTAACCAATTATGATCCCATCTCACAATTAGCGGAATCTGTATTTACGTTAAATACCTCTGAGGAAGGCACTGTTGAAGTTGAAACCCACATCCAAAAGGCCTACGAACTTACTGACATAGAATCTTTCTGTGAGCACTCAAAATATGGATGGTGGCAGATACTGGATGATGAATCCTTAGAACGAGGTGCAAGCGAATCAGAACGATTCCTGGTCATGTTGAGGAAAGTAACATGA